The Syntrophobacterales bacterium genome includes a region encoding these proteins:
- a CDS encoding 4Fe-4S dicluster domain-containing protein, whose amino-acid sequence MERRDFLKNLCWVVSAGGIMGGLSADAWAAILNKDYDTTKHYYGMGIDIDKCIGCGRCMQACKTENNVPEVPFYFRTWVERYVIKTDHTVIVNTINMESVEKQDAFPEKEVLRSFFVPKLCNQCDHPPCVQVCPVGATFKTDDGVILVDSKRCIGCRYCIQACPYGARYLHPETRVADKCTFCYHRLVKGLLPACVEVCPKQARVFGDLKSIASPLGRFSRMNKIHVLKPSLNTDPKVYYANLDGEVN is encoded by the coding sequence ATGGAGCGGCGAGACTTCTTGAAAAACCTTTGCTGGGTTGTTTCTGCCGGCGGCATCATGGGCGGTTTGTCCGCCGATGCCTGGGCAGCCATACTGAACAAGGACTATGACACCACGAAGCATTACTACGGAATGGGAATCGACATTGACAAATGTATTGGGTGCGGTCGGTGCATGCAGGCCTGTAAAACGGAAAACAACGTGCCTGAGGTGCCCTTCTACTTTCGTACCTGGGTGGAAAGGTATGTGATCAAGACGGACCATACCGTTATTGTCAATACCATCAATATGGAAAGCGTTGAAAAACAGGATGCTTTTCCGGAAAAGGAAGTGCTGCGCAGTTTTTTTGTGCCCAAGCTCTGCAATCAGTGCGATCATCCGCCCTGCGTTCAGGTTTGTCCGGTAGGGGCTACCTTTAAAACTGACGACGGGGTGATCCTCGTGGACAGCAAGCGCTGCATCGGCTGCCGATACTGCATCCAGGCCTGTCCGTACGGGGCCCGTTATCTCCATCCGGAAACCCGGGTCGCCGACAAGTGCACATTCTGCTATCATCGCCTGGTGAAGGGCCTGCTTCCGGCGTGCGTCGAAGTCTGCCCTAAGCAGGCCAGGGTTTTCGGCGACCTGAAGAGCATCGCCAGTCCCTTGGGAAGGTTTAGCCGGATGAACAAGATACACGTCCTTAAACCGTCCTTAAATACAGATCCCAAAGTTTATTATGCAAATCTTGATGGCGAGGTGAACTGA
- the nrfD gene encoding polysulfide reductase NrfD → MEAWIFFKKTIRMVFVGTKVYYLWCAFLLAIIGIAISFYMKQLDAGLIITNMKDQVSWGLYLGNFTYLVGVAAAAVLLVIPAYIYHFDPIKEIVVLGELLAASAIIMALMFVLADLGRPDRFWHIVPFIGILAFPDSLLAWDVIVLNGYLVLNTIVPIYILVKTYFGKEPVRKYVIPLVLLSIPWAVGIHTVTAFLYNGLAARPFWNASILAPRFLASAFCSGPAMALIIFQILRKTAGLKIKNEALFKVAELMAYAMFVNLFLLGAELFKEYYSGTIHLAPMQYLFQGLHGHDSLVPWIRSAMVMNITAFLIFLIPATRTNLLTLNIGSLLIIVGVWIEKGLGLIVPGFIPDPLGEIYEYLPNVNEIAISLGIWAFGLFIFTLFMRIAIPIQRGDFSHSKYAREAGRTQYERSNQ, encoded by the coding sequence ATGGAAGCCTGGATATTTTTTAAAAAAACGATTCGGATGGTATTTGTGGGGACCAAGGTTTACTATCTATGGTGCGCCTTCCTGCTTGCCATCATCGGTATAGCCATTTCCTTCTACATGAAACAACTGGACGCGGGGCTGATCATAACCAACATGAAGGATCAGGTCTCCTGGGGTCTTTATCTCGGCAACTTCACCTATCTGGTAGGCGTTGCCGCGGCCGCAGTGCTGCTCGTTATCCCGGCGTATATATACCACTTCGATCCCATCAAGGAAATCGTCGTTTTGGGGGAACTTTTGGCAGCTTCGGCCATTATCATGGCCCTGATGTTTGTGCTGGCCGACCTCGGCCGGCCCGACCGTTTCTGGCATATCGTTCCCTTCATCGGCATTCTCGCCTTTCCTGATTCCCTGCTGGCCTGGGATGTGATCGTTCTGAATGGATATCTGGTTTTGAACACCATCGTTCCGATCTATATTCTGGTCAAGACCTACTTCGGCAAGGAACCGGTCAGAAAGTACGTCATTCCCCTTGTCTTATTGTCAATTCCGTGGGCGGTCGGCATCCATACGGTTACCGCGTTTCTCTACAATGGACTCGCCGCCCGACCCTTCTGGAACGCCTCCATTCTGGCGCCCCGGTTTCTGGCCAGCGCCTTTTGCTCCGGGCCGGCGATGGCGCTGATCATCTTTCAGATTTTGCGAAAGACCGCCGGGCTGAAAATCAAGAACGAGGCGCTGTTCAAGGTCGCCGAACTTATGGCCTACGCGATGTTCGTCAATCTGTTTTTGCTGGGCGCCGAGCTTTTCAAGGAGTATTATTCGGGGACCATTCACCTGGCGCCGATGCAGTATCTCTTTCAGGGTCTGCACGGCCATGATTCGCTGGTCCCCTGGATACGGTCGGCCATGGTGATGAATATTACCGCCTTTTTAATCTTTCTGATTCCCGCAACCCGGACGAATCTGCTCACCCTCAATATCGGCTCACTGCTGATCATCGTTGGGGTGTGGATTGAAAAGGGGCTCGGCCTGATCGTTCCCGGTTTCATTCCCGATCCGCTCGGCGAAATTTACGAGTATCTGCCGAATGTCAATGAAATAGCCATTTCACTCGGGATATGGGCCTTCGGACTCTTTATCTTTACGCTGTTCATGAGGATCGCCATTCCTATTCAGCGGGGTGATTTCTCACATTCTAAATATGCCCGTGAAGCTGGCAGGACTCAATACGAACGGAGTAACCAATAA
- a CDS encoding DUF2156 domain-containing protein, with protein MNYRSSYFVKDGILFISGKPEGHPEERYLILPVAKERIFLPDELSRFARDLGFTQYRFVPGDYMENLNKSELDDFFSIEEQSAFADYVYLTEDLMQLKGNKFSKKRNLINQFSREYLSRGRVSIEAIGRKQSAECIEFLDIWCKEQDCDIDQDSGLYCERAALVATLKNIEYLESRGILIRIDDKVSALGIGSKLNGSTGTLNFEKAFSGIKGLYQFLDNECAKRLFSDFRYINKESDMNLPNLAESKRSYNPVMRVKSFALNLR; from the coding sequence ATGAATTACAGAAGCAGTTATTTTGTGAAAGACGGGATTCTTTTTATTTCCGGGAAGCCGGAGGGCCATCCGGAGGAGCGCTACCTGATACTTCCCGTTGCTAAGGAAAGGATCTTTTTGCCTGACGAATTGAGCCGCTTCGCCAGAGATTTGGGCTTCACACAGTACCGTTTTGTCCCTGGCGACTACATGGAGAATCTCAATAAATCCGAACTGGATGATTTTTTTTCCATCGAAGAGCAAAGTGCATTTGCTGACTACGTCTATTTGACGGAAGACCTGATGCAGCTTAAGGGCAACAAGTTTTCCAAAAAACGTAATCTTATTAATCAGTTTTCCCGTGAATACCTCAGTAGAGGACGCGTTTCGATAGAGGCGATAGGCAGAAAGCAAAGCGCTGAATGTATCGAATTTTTGGATATATGGTGCAAAGAACAGGACTGTGACATTGATCAGGACTCCGGCCTTTACTGCGAACGGGCTGCCCTGGTTGCAACACTGAAAAATATTGAATACCTTGAATCAAGGGGCATCCTCATTCGCATTGATGATAAAGTTTCGGCACTGGGCATTGGTTCCAAGCTCAACGGGTCAACCGGAACGCTCAATTTTGAAAAGGCCTTTTCCGGGATTAAGGGCCTGTATCAATTCCTCGATAACGAATGCGCAAAAAGATTATTCAGCGATTTTAGATATATAAACAAGGAAAGCGATATGAATCTTCCCAACCTGGCGGAATCCAAACGTTCCTATAATCCCGTTATGCGCGTCAAATCTTTCGCTTTGAACCTGCGTTGA
- the ccsB gene encoding c-type cytochrome biogenesis protein CcsB has product MTNSLLFGISIFVYFFAMVLYVSYLAFRSEMLGKVCTGALLGGVIIETAAILLRWYESYQIGIGRAPLTNLYESLVFFALTIAVTYLIVERKFGIKTAGAFVTPFPFIIMAYASLNPNEIQPLVPALQSNWLISHVVTCFVGYAAFAVSFGVSFLYLFKVKAENRTAKTQGAFLAHLPASDLLDEVGYKTIAIGFPLLTIGIITGAFWANVAWGTYWSWDPKETWSLIVWLIYAAYLHARITRGWKGKKAAILSIVGFLATIFCYLGVNLLLSGLHSYGG; this is encoded by the coding sequence ATGACTAATTCACTGCTGTTCGGCATATCTATTTTTGTATATTTCTTCGCCATGGTTCTTTATGTCTCTTATCTGGCGTTCAGATCGGAGATGCTGGGCAAGGTATGCACCGGGGCGCTGCTGGGCGGAGTTATTATAGAGACGGCAGCGATATTGCTCCGGTGGTATGAATCATACCAGATTGGCATCGGCCGGGCGCCGCTTACCAATCTTTATGAATCACTTGTGTTTTTTGCCCTGACCATTGCCGTTACCTATCTGATCGTGGAGAGAAAATTCGGGATCAAGACGGCGGGAGCCTTTGTAACTCCTTTCCCGTTTATCATCATGGCTTATGCTTCGCTTAATCCCAACGAGATACAGCCCCTTGTCCCTGCTTTACAGAGCAACTGGCTCATTTCCCATGTGGTTACTTGTTTTGTGGGTTATGCTGCCTTTGCCGTTTCCTTCGGTGTCAGCTTCCTCTACCTGTTCAAGGTTAAGGCAGAAAACCGCACCGCTAAAACTCAAGGGGCGTTTCTCGCTCATCTGCCCGCTTCCGACCTGCTTGATGAAGTAGGTTATAAAACAATAGCCATTGGTTTTCCCCTGTTAACGATCGGCATCATTACCGGAGCCTTCTGGGCGAATGTGGCGTGGGGAACATACTGGAGCTGGGATCCCAAGGAAACATGGTCGCTGATCGTCTGGCTGATCTACGCCGCCTACCTCCACGCCAGGATTACCCGGGGATGGAAAGGGAAAAAAGCTGCGATCCTTTCGATCGTGGGTTTTTTGGCTACGATCTTTTGTTATCTCGGAGTCAACCTGCTTCTCTCGGGTTTGCACAGCTACGGAGGATAG
- a CDS encoding GNAT family N-acetyltransferase, with translation MTSINDGKFSCVVLQEPDEEQIRQIISLYRAQGWWDAGDDRQLAARLISGSHCFVIAAADKDIVGMGRAISDGISDAYIQDLTVRADFRMRGIGTLIIQKLIEILHADGISWIGLIAEPGSEILYSSAGFKEMVSATPMLMDKKQ, from the coding sequence ATGACAAGCATTAATGACGGCAAATTTAGCTGTGTTGTTCTTCAGGAGCCTGATGAAGAGCAAATCCGGCAGATTATCTCGCTATACCGGGCGCAGGGGTGGTGGGATGCCGGGGATGATCGCCAGTTGGCCGCGAGATTGATCTCCGGAAGTCATTGTTTTGTAATCGCCGCCGCTGATAAGGATATTGTCGGAATGGGCAGGGCAATTAGCGATGGCATCAGTGACGCCTATATTCAGGATCTGACTGTTCGCGCCGATTTCAGGATGAGGGGAATCGGGACATTGATAATTCAGAAACTCATTGAAATACTTCATGCCGACGGCATATCCTGGATTGGTCTCATCGCTGAGCCGGGTTCTGAAATTCTGTATAGTAGTGCCGGTTTTAAGGAGATGGTTTCCGCTACGCCTATGTTAATGGACAAAAAACAGTGA
- a CDS encoding FAD-dependent oxidoreductase, which yields MNHPSYKIDNDSRIAIVGGGPAGSFFALYLRHFARIKGLNPRITIYQDRFFDTLGPKGCKGCAGIISMSLIKNMAELNISPPPEVIQTTIDRFAVHSPYATIDISNPDTDLKIMSVYRGGGPRVSHYEKKISFDGWLLRQAENNGIEVVNERIASLWTGGSAGIEVAGKRIDYDLLGLATGVNAPRMLIEGTAYEPPETNIMAMSELYLGAADVRTRLGNVAHAFLIPHSGMIFGTLVPKGDFVNVSVLSSSKYPVTIADFLNYAVVREILPQKYELACGCRPQTSFSAASNYYADRFIAIGDAACTRLYKDGIGSSLTMARAAADAAINYGVSSRDFRQHYRPVYNKMRWNNHWGHLLFSINDQVKESKIFMLAQQRLIGDEQEKKTERQPFTKAAWGIFTGSYSYGRIAQKIFSPASLVRLFAALVKEAGENFVTKRTIDQPRKLYVGDRKVLILGSGFGGAYTLRHLVKSTNKNENVQITVVNDENYFLFTPLLHEVAMGSIETRHISYPVRRLHWRDRFNFILTTVKKIDLINRQVATEAGVLDFDCLVMALGSVPDKSQLNLAGGHVFTLKTLYDAMKLRNHIIAVFEQAAIEKDMQKQKQLLTFVAVGGGYIGIQAVSELRDCIFKNLIRYYKGINPDNIKIMLIESRPKVVERMDHELGAYVMKQLEDMGIEVRTNSRMTRAWEGHVEINEEEVIPTATIMWSTGMVSNPLIAALEAPTDNLGRVKVNTYLEVEGFPGIYALGDCAHFENPKSAQPIPPRAHTTVRQAKIVAYNIIADIRGRSKKAYRYTDSGEIVSLGDSKAVFRFYRIRLYGFAARLIWMGAYSLLIKGVFNRVRIVFDWLLALIFGRDSTFLNLKDH from the coding sequence ATGAATCACCCATCCTATAAGATAGATAATGATTCCCGGATTGCCATTGTCGGCGGAGGGCCGGCGGGGAGTTTTTTTGCGCTTTACCTTCGTCATTTTGCCCGTATCAAAGGATTGAATCCCCGGATCACAATCTATCAGGACCGTTTTTTCGATACCCTGGGTCCTAAAGGCTGCAAGGGTTGCGCCGGCATTATTTCAATGTCCCTGATAAAAAACATGGCCGAGCTGAACATCTCCCCGCCTCCCGAGGTAATTCAGACGACCATCGACCGGTTTGCCGTCCACAGCCCTTATGCCACCATCGACATCAGCAACCCGGATACTGATCTTAAAATCATGAGTGTTTATCGCGGGGGAGGGCCGCGGGTTTCCCATTATGAAAAAAAGATCAGTTTTGATGGCTGGCTTTTGCGACAAGCGGAAAATAACGGCATTGAGGTAGTAAACGAAAGGATTGCCAGTTTGTGGACGGGCGGGAGCGCCGGGATTGAGGTAGCCGGGAAGCGAATCGATTACGATCTCCTGGGACTGGCGACAGGGGTAAACGCCCCCAGGATGCTCATTGAGGGTACAGCGTATGAACCGCCGGAAACCAACATAATGGCCATGAGCGAACTTTACTTGGGCGCAGCCGATGTGCGTACCCGGCTTGGCAATGTTGCCCACGCCTTTCTTATTCCCCATTCCGGGATGATCTTCGGCACCCTTGTGCCCAAAGGCGATTTTGTCAATGTATCGGTGTTAAGCAGCAGTAAATATCCGGTAACCATTGCAGATTTTCTGAATTATGCGGTGGTGAGGGAAATATTGCCTCAAAAATACGAGCTTGCCTGTGGCTGCCGGCCCCAAACATCCTTTTCGGCTGCCAGTAATTATTATGCCGACCGCTTTATTGCCATAGGAGATGCCGCCTGTACAAGGCTCTACAAGGATGGCATTGGCTCTTCCTTGACGATGGCCCGCGCCGCCGCAGATGCCGCCATTAATTATGGCGTATCGAGCCGGGACTTTAGACAACACTACCGTCCCGTTTACAATAAGATGCGCTGGAACAACCATTGGGGACATCTGCTGTTTTCGATAAATGATCAAGTGAAGGAATCAAAGATATTTATGCTGGCGCAGCAGAGACTGATCGGCGACGAGCAGGAAAAAAAGACGGAACGTCAGCCTTTTACCAAAGCAGCCTGGGGGATATTCACCGGCAGTTACAGCTATGGCAGGATCGCCCAAAAAATATTCAGTCCAGCTTCTTTGGTGAGGCTTTTTGCCGCGCTTGTCAAGGAAGCTGGGGAAAACTTTGTCACTAAAAGGACCATCGACCAGCCCAGAAAACTTTATGTGGGCGATCGCAAGGTTTTAATCCTGGGCAGCGGCTTCGGCGGCGCCTATACATTGCGGCATCTGGTAAAATCCACCAATAAAAACGAGAATGTGCAGATAACAGTGGTAAATGACGAGAATTACTTTCTTTTCACCCCGCTGCTGCACGAAGTGGCAATGGGCAGCATTGAAACCAGGCATATCTCTTACCCGGTCAGGAGATTGCATTGGCGTGATCGCTTCAATTTCATCCTGACCACGGTAAAAAAAATAGATCTTATAAATCGTCAAGTCGCCACAGAGGCGGGGGTGCTGGATTTCGACTGTCTTGTGATGGCTCTGGGCAGCGTGCCGGACAAATCGCAATTGAACCTGGCGGGCGGGCATGTCTTCACCTTGAAGACCCTCTACGATGCCATGAAGTTAAGGAACCATATCATCGCTGTCTTTGAGCAAGCGGCAATCGAAAAAGATATGCAGAAGCAAAAGCAGTTGCTCACCTTTGTCGCTGTGGGCGGTGGATACATCGGAATTCAGGCGGTATCGGAATTGAGAGACTGCATCTTCAAGAATCTCATTCGCTACTACAAGGGTATAAACCCGGACAATATCAAAATCATGCTGATAGAGTCGAGGCCAAAGGTAGTAGAGCGCATGGATCATGAATTGGGCGCCTATGTTATGAAGCAACTTGAGGATATGGGAATTGAAGTGCGAACCAACAGCCGCATGACTCGCGCCTGGGAAGGACACGTGGAAATCAATGAGGAAGAGGTTATCCCTACAGCCACGATCATGTGGTCAACCGGGATGGTCAGCAATCCACTGATTGCCGCGCTGGAGGCGCCCACGGATAATCTGGGCAGAGTCAAGGTGAATACATATCTGGAGGTGGAAGGTTTTCCGGGAATTTACGCCCTGGGTGATTGCGCCCACTTTGAGAACCCCAAATCGGCCCAGCCGATACCGCCGCGGGCCCATACTACGGTTCGTCAGGCAAAGATCGTTGCCTATAACATCATAGCCGACATCCGGGGCCGGAGTAAGAAGGCTTATCGTTACACAGATTCCGGGGAGATTGTTTCCCTTGGCGACTCAAAGGCAGTTTTCCGTTTTTACCGCATCCGGCTATACGGCTTTGCGGCGCGCCTGATCTGGATGGGCGCTTATTCCCTGCTGATAAAAGGTGTTTTCAATCGAGTGCGCATTGTTTTCGACTGGCTTCTTGCACTTATCTTCGGTCGCGATTCAACTTTTCTTAACCTTAAGGATCACTGA
- a CDS encoding 4Fe-4S dicluster domain-containing protein, translated as MEDRSQTRRDFMKMMSMGAMAALSLGSLSCTRAQVEAFLQKHFREMTEAEKKEAIRRLEETYFRKYGKKFHISTQPADTAVLWGYGLDLSRCIGCRRCVYACVKENNQSRSNPQLQWIRVVRLKDGSLINLENTEHYYNPEKVPEPGFQYMPVQCQHCENPPCVRVCPVHATWKEPDGIVVVDYNWCIGCRYCMAACPYKGRVFNWGQPNIPPEELNTEVHYLGNRPRMKNVVEKCTFCIQRVRNGRYPACVEACPTGARKFGNLLDPDSEIRYIIENKRVFRLKEDLNTEPKFYYFFSA; from the coding sequence ATGGAAGATAGATCGCAAACCAGAAGAGATTTCATGAAGATGATGTCCATGGGCGCCATGGCGGCGCTTTCGCTGGGAAGCTTGTCGTGCACCCGGGCCCAGGTGGAAGCGTTTCTCCAGAAACATTTTCGGGAGATGACGGAGGCGGAAAAAAAGGAGGCCATCCGGCGGCTTGAGGAGACATATTTTCGGAAATACGGGAAGAAATTCCATATCTCTACTCAGCCAGCCGACACCGCGGTACTCTGGGGCTACGGTCTTGACCTGTCGCGGTGCATCGGGTGTCGAAGATGCGTTTACGCCTGCGTGAAAGAGAACAACCAGTCCCGCAGCAATCCGCAGCTCCAATGGATCCGGGTCGTCCGCCTGAAGGATGGCAGCTTGATCAATCTCGAAAATACCGAGCATTACTACAACCCTGAAAAAGTGCCGGAACCGGGTTTTCAGTATATGCCGGTTCAGTGTCAGCATTGCGAAAATCCTCCTTGCGTGCGCGTATGTCCTGTTCATGCCACCTGGAAAGAACCGGACGGCATTGTCGTTGTCGATTACAACTGGTGCATCGGCTGCCGTTATTGTATGGCCGCCTGTCCCTACAAAGGACGGGTCTTTAACTGGGGTCAGCCCAATATTCCCCCGGAAGAGCTGAATACGGAGGTTCATTATCTGGGAAACCGCCCACGAATGAAGAATGTCGTTGAAAAATGTACATTTTGCATTCAACGGGTCCGCAATGGGCGTTACCCCGCGTGTGTTGAGGCCTGTCCCACCGGCGCCCGAAAATTCGGGAATCTGCTCGATCCTGATAGTGAGATAAGATACATTATTGAAAATAAAAGAGTATTTAGATTAAAGGAAGATTTGAACACAGAACCCAAGTTTTATTACTTCTTTTCCGCATAG
- the nrfD gene encoding polysulfide reductase NrfD, whose protein sequence is MEAVQRFTELSKQVMGFIYPNEIDIQWSILIVVYPYITGLVAGAFILASLVKVFNVKELQPTYRLAMLTALAFMLIAPLPLQLHLGRPERSYEMFMTPNLTSAMAMFGFVYLWYLMLVLLLEIYFEYRRDMIVWSSETTGLRKWLLKLLSLFSTDISEKAVAFDKKTVKVITIIGIPSAFLLHGYVGFIFGSIKANPWWSSVMMPVVFLFSAIVSGIAMVMLLYMIVKPLLGGKIDMKCLDKVASFLFYAVIVDFSIEVLDFIHRLYESEESIKILSQLVSTKLFMSLVVLQILLGMLLPLFVLAIIKIFKLQEEVRKLLYFVCGLLIQLGIFSTRWNVVIGGQLFSKSFRGLTTYKMEMMGIEGFLVALVLLIIPFVILSILIKLLPPWKKEELTGN, encoded by the coding sequence ATGGAAGCGGTCCAGCGTTTCACGGAACTTTCCAAGCAGGTGATGGGTTTTATCTACCCGAACGAAATCGACATTCAGTGGTCGATCCTGATTGTTGTCTATCCCTATATTACGGGGCTGGTGGCCGGGGCTTTCATTCTGGCCTCGCTTGTCAAGGTCTTTAACGTGAAGGAACTCCAGCCAACCTACCGCCTGGCAATGCTGACGGCGCTTGCGTTTATGCTGATTGCGCCGCTGCCTTTGCAGCTCCACCTCGGCCGGCCGGAGCGCTCCTATGAGATGTTCATGACCCCTAATCTAACCTCGGCGATGGCGATGTTCGGTTTCGTTTACCTCTGGTATTTGATGCTGGTTCTTCTGTTGGAGATCTATTTTGAATACCGTCGGGATATGATCGTCTGGTCTTCCGAGACGACTGGCTTGAGAAAATGGCTGCTGAAGCTCCTCTCACTATTTTCGACCGACATCAGTGAAAAAGCTGTCGCCTTTGACAAGAAGACGGTAAAGGTCATTACAATCATCGGCATCCCATCAGCCTTTCTGCTCCACGGATATGTAGGCTTCATCTTCGGATCGATCAAGGCCAATCCCTGGTGGAGCAGCGTGATGATGCCGGTTGTTTTTCTCTTCTCGGCCATTGTCTCGGGAATTGCGATGGTGATGCTGCTCTATATGATTGTCAAGCCGCTTCTGGGCGGGAAGATCGACATGAAATGTCTCGACAAGGTGGCATCCTTTCTGTTCTATGCAGTCATTGTTGATTTTTCGATCGAGGTGCTCGATTTCATCCACCGGCTTTATGAAAGCGAGGAGTCGATCAAGATACTCTCACAACTGGTATCGACCAAGCTTTTCATGAGCCTGGTGGTGCTCCAGATTCTGCTCGGCATGCTGCTTCCCCTGTTTGTCCTGGCGATAATCAAGATATTCAAGCTTCAGGAAGAGGTGCGGAAACTGCTTTATTTTGTCTGCGGATTGCTGATTCAACTGGGGATATTCAGCACCCGTTGGAATGTGGTGATCGGCGGGCAACTGTTCTCTAAAAGTTTCCGGGGGTTGACTACCTATAAAATGGAAATGATGGGCATTGAAGGGTTTCTCGTTGCCCTGGTTTTGCTGATCATTCCGTTCGTGATTCTTTCGATCCTTATTAAGCTGCTGCCTCCGTGGAAGAAGGAAGAATTGACGGGCAATTAA
- a CDS encoding cytochrome c biogenesis protein ResB has translation MSEEMKKPKKGPDIVDRIWNFFTSLKLVIVLLLVLSIVSVLGTVIEQNKLPQEYYSYLSPGTVELFGKLGFLDMYHSWWFTSCLALLALNIIACTMDRYPAIIRGMKKKNVVLDDKLAAELTADLTKIKYNLPAEEVEKQAIALAGKDFSVHPLVTEVENTRHLFFETGKYGRLSFLLTHLSILVIFAGAITGSLFGFKGYVNVYEGETISAISAGKNEVKTLNFSVRCNSFNVDFYPNGMPKDYRSDLSVIQDGKEVIRKTIRVNDPLTYQGITFYQSSYGGFPDITFDVMDKNGVLLGSAFTPFRQKTVVPGANLTIEVADYQEHFHLPDGSEGGPAIGLNIYTPAAPPEGIWITPGQPGVNHDGTYSFVVKGFNMKKYTGLQVAKDPGVWFVWLGSVMLVVGIMLAFFVSHKKLWIRIRSDERGKTELTAGGTANKNKHAFASELKRLAKRLQEVS, from the coding sequence ATGTCGGAAGAGATGAAAAAGCCCAAGAAAGGGCCGGACATAGTTGACCGTATCTGGAATTTTTTTACTTCGCTCAAACTGGTAATTGTTCTTTTGCTGGTACTTTCCATTGTTTCGGTTTTGGGTACCGTTATTGAACAGAACAAACTGCCGCAGGAGTATTACAGTTACCTGAGCCCGGGAACAGTTGAGCTTTTCGGGAAGCTCGGCTTCCTGGATATGTACCACAGTTGGTGGTTCACGTCCTGTCTGGCTCTGCTGGCGCTAAACATCATCGCCTGCACGATGGATCGCTATCCCGCCATCATCAGAGGGATGAAAAAGAAAAACGTCGTTCTCGATGACAAACTCGCAGCGGAACTGACTGCCGATCTGACGAAGATAAAATATAACCTTCCCGCCGAGGAAGTCGAAAAACAGGCGATAGCCCTGGCTGGTAAAGATTTCTCCGTTCATCCCTTGGTGACCGAGGTGGAGAATACCCGTCATTTATTTTTCGAGACGGGCAAGTACGGCCGGCTTTCTTTCTTACTTACCCACCTGAGTATTTTGGTTATCTTTGCGGGCGCCATAACCGGATCGCTTTTTGGGTTCAAAGGCTATGTGAACGTTTACGAAGGGGAAACGATCTCCGCCATTTCCGCCGGGAAAAACGAAGTCAAGACTCTGAATTTCTCCGTACGCTGCAATTCCTTCAATGTCGATTTTTACCCCAACGGCATGCCCAAGGACTACCGGAGCGATCTTTCCGTCATTCAGGACGGTAAGGAAGTGATCAGAAAAACCATCCGCGTTAACGATCCGCTGACCTATCAGGGAATCACCTTCTACCAGTCCAGTTATGGCGGTTTCCCCGACATTACCTTCGATGTCATGGATAAGAACGGCGTTCTTTTGGGCAGTGCATTTACCCCCTTTCGCCAGAAAACGGTCGTCCCCGGCGCCAACCTTACCATCGAAGTTGCAGATTACCAGGAGCATTTTCATTTGCCCGACGGTTCCGAAGGAGGGCCGGCAATCGGCCTTAACATCTACACCCCCGCCGCCCCGCCCGAGGGAATATGGATTACCCCCGGTCAACCCGGGGTGAATCACGACGGCACTTATAGCTTTGTGGTAAAGGGTTTCAATATGAAAAAATACACAGGGCTGCAGGTCGCCAAAGATCCCGGCGTCTGGTTCGTGTGGCTGGGATCGGTCATGCTGGTGGTCGGCATCATGTTGGCCTTTTTCGTGTCGCACAAGAAGCTCTGGATCAGGATAAGAAGTGACGAGAGGGGCAAGACGGAGCTTACCGCCGGCGGAACGGCGAACAAGAATAAACACGCTTTTGCAAGCGAACTGAAGCGGCTCGCCAAGCGTTTACAGGAGGTTTCATAG